In Nitrospira sp., one genomic interval encodes:
- a CDS encoding 30S ribosomal protein S21, producing the protein MEIKVFNNNVEKALKVAKKKLAGEGLFRELKRRRYYEKPSVRKKAKEREAQRRRQKWLAKRRSD; encoded by the coding sequence ATGGAAATCAAGGTCTTCAATAACAACGTTGAGAAAGCCCTGAAGGTCGCCAAGAAGAAATTGGCGGGCGAAGGATTGTTCCGCGAACTGAAGCGCCGCCGTTACTACGAGAAGCCGAGCGTGCGGAAGAAGGCGAAGGAGCGCGAGGCTCAACGCCGTCGGCAAAAGTGGCTCGCCAAGCGACGGTCCGACTAG
- a CDS encoding DsrE/DsrF/DrsH-like family protein: protein MTTAQIEPTAALAELRESKPDRVTIVLLSGDLDRAMAAFIIATGAAAMGMQVTVFFTFWGLNTIRKKGATSSASDWLRRMFGFLNKGGADTLPLSRFHFWGLGTKMMQLVMKQNRMPGVPELMETALDLGVRFIACTTTMGLMGITKDTLIDGIDQFAGVTTYLAEAKQGSVNLFI from the coding sequence ATGACCACAGCACAAATCGAGCCGACCGCCGCCTTAGCGGAACTGCGTGAATCCAAGCCGGATCGGGTGACGATCGTTCTACTCAGCGGCGATCTGGATCGCGCCATGGCCGCGTTCATCATTGCCACCGGCGCTGCCGCCATGGGAATGCAGGTGACCGTGTTTTTCACCTTCTGGGGTCTCAATACAATCCGTAAGAAGGGGGCGACCAGTTCAGCAAGCGACTGGCTGCGCCGCATGTTCGGCTTCCTCAATAAGGGAGGGGCCGACACCCTGCCGCTCTCGCGGTTTCACTTCTGGGGGCTCGGGACGAAGATGATGCAGCTCGTGATGAAGCAGAATCGCATGCCCGGCGTGCCAGAACTCATGGAGACGGCACTGGATTTGGGGGTCCGCTTCATTGCCTGCACGACGACGATGGGTTTGATGGGCATCACCAAGGATACGCTGATCGATGGGATCGACCAGTTTGCCGGGGTCACGACCTACTTGGCGGAGGCCAAGCAGGGCAGCGTGAACCTGTTCATCTAA
- the ftcD gene encoding glutamate formimidoyltransferase: protein MNQVVECIPNFSEGRNPDVVRALVEIVRSVPGVALLDHSSDADHHRSVVTFAGRPYAVAEVAFQMARTAAQLIDLRRHEGEHPRVGALDVLPFVPISGVSMQDCVQLARMVGQRIGNELKIPVFLYEQAASRPERTNLEWIRKGGIPGLAARMAADPVWSPDFGPKQLHPTAGATVVGARGPLIAVNVNLQSRDLSVAQAIAKSVRQSSGGLPFVKAIGVELKRQGLVQVSMNLTNHLQTPLHVAFAAVQREAAARGVAVAGTEIIGLVPQQALIEAVQQALQLERFEGSQILEARLNSGDLREAVGRLATSPPSQEKAAPVSGVAERSSTDTQGLTGGSVGARAAVFAATLGLMVARLNRVRAIETRLTEIKARLEELVQLDRDRYAEVLQAKKLPHGHPERGLRLASALLGATEVPLEIVKLACEIISLLRGMLAQAKPEVGPDLLMGIRLAEAVIDGCLAMVEENMKCQPNQLLVESMRGEFSVAEQMLVEAQLLCYTPPFDSWPQKMLNILKLR from the coding sequence GTGAATCAGGTCGTCGAGTGCATCCCCAATTTCAGCGAAGGGCGAAATCCGGACGTCGTGCGAGCGTTGGTCGAGATTGTCCGTTCAGTGCCCGGCGTCGCCCTGCTCGATCATAGCTCGGATGCCGATCATCACCGTTCGGTCGTGACCTTTGCCGGCCGGCCCTACGCCGTTGCCGAGGTTGCCTTTCAAATGGCCAGGACGGCGGCCCAATTGATCGATCTGCGCCGCCATGAGGGCGAGCATCCGAGGGTCGGGGCCCTCGACGTCCTGCCTTTCGTGCCCATCAGCGGCGTGAGCATGCAGGATTGTGTGCAGTTGGCCCGTATGGTCGGGCAACGCATCGGGAACGAATTGAAGATTCCGGTTTTTTTGTACGAGCAGGCGGCTTCCAGACCGGAGCGGACCAACCTGGAATGGATTCGGAAGGGGGGGATCCCGGGGTTGGCAGCCCGGATGGCCGCCGATCCGGTTTGGTCTCCGGATTTCGGCCCGAAGCAATTGCATCCGACGGCCGGGGCGACTGTGGTAGGGGCGCGGGGTCCGCTGATTGCCGTGAACGTCAATCTGCAGAGTCGGGATCTCTCGGTCGCACAGGCCATCGCCAAGTCGGTGCGGCAGTCGAGCGGCGGCCTTCCCTTTGTGAAAGCGATCGGGGTGGAGTTGAAACGTCAGGGGTTGGTACAGGTCTCGATGAATCTGACCAACCATTTGCAGACGCCGTTGCACGTTGCCTTCGCCGCGGTGCAGCGGGAGGCGGCGGCTCGTGGAGTGGCGGTGGCCGGCACGGAAATCATCGGCCTGGTTCCGCAGCAAGCATTGATCGAGGCGGTTCAGCAGGCACTGCAGCTTGAACGGTTCGAGGGGAGCCAGATATTGGAGGCGCGGCTGAACAGCGGCGACTTGCGTGAAGCGGTGGGACGACTGGCGACCTCTCCACCGTCACAAGAAAAGGCGGCTCCTGTGAGCGGCGTGGCGGAACGGTCGAGCACGGATACGCAGGGACTGACCGGCGGTAGTGTCGGTGCGCGGGCCGCTGTGTTCGCGGCGACATTGGGCCTCATGGTGGCCCGGTTGAATCGGGTCCGCGCGATCGAAACCCGCCTGACAGAGATCAAGGCGCGGCTTGAGGAACTCGTCCAACTCGATCGGGACCGCTACGCGGAGGTGCTGCAGGCGAAGAAGTTGCCTCACGGCCATCCGGAGCGTGGATTGCGCCTTGCTTCAGCCCTGTTGGGGGCCACCGAGGTGCCGTTGGAAATCGTGAAGCTAGCATGCGAGATCATTTCGCTCCTCCGCGGGATGCTGGCACAGGCGAAGCCGGAGGTCGGTCCTGATCTGTTGATGGGCATCCGCCTGGCGGAGGCGGTCATCGACGGCTGTCTCGCCATGGTCGAAGAGAATATGAAATGTCAACCAAATCAGTTACTTGTAGAATCAATGCGGGGTGAATTCTCGGTGGCGGAACAAATGCTTGTGGAAGCACAATTGCTATGCTACACTCCGCCCTTCGATTCGTGGCCGCAGAAAATGTTGAATATTCTGAAACTTCGGTGA
- a CDS encoding glycosyltransferase family 4 protein: MLEEAARFRARGYRITFVCNPGAALAQRAAAQGIPTLPLPMRQSYDLPSMLRFWALLGRHQVDILHTHSSKDHWICGPAARRRGIPIVRTRHIGTPVKTNPFSSFVYTALSDRLLTSSLDTKKDLLRIPTLNPAHVVEIPAGIDLERFSPSVSGKAIIAEFGLHEADPIIGYVSRLERGKGFRYLMEAAPALLKRWPRAKFVFVGDGPPWDRHTADELLDRLQLKPHAILTGFRSDIPELLATMHCLVFPSFKVEGTPQVLLQAMAMGIPIVATRIGGIPDLIEDGTMGRLVEPENPVALADAVQRVLEHREESLAAAQRARQRVLQNFSLDQAIERTASIYRELV; the protein is encoded by the coding sequence ATGCTCGAAGAAGCTGCGCGGTTTCGAGCCAGAGGATATCGGATCACCTTCGTCTGCAATCCGGGAGCCGCCCTTGCACAACGAGCGGCCGCACAAGGTATTCCCACCCTCCCGCTACCCATGCGGCAGTCCTACGACCTGCCGTCCATGCTCCGGTTCTGGGCCCTCCTGGGGCGCCACCAGGTCGATATCCTCCACACCCACAGCTCGAAAGACCACTGGATTTGCGGCCCGGCTGCGCGACGGCGAGGAATCCCTATCGTCCGTACCCGCCACATCGGCACGCCCGTGAAGACCAACCCCTTCTCCAGCTTCGTGTATACCGCCCTGTCCGATCGGCTCTTGACCTCTTCGCTGGACACCAAGAAGGATCTGCTGCGTATTCCCACGCTGAACCCCGCTCATGTCGTGGAGATTCCAGCCGGGATCGACCTCGAACGGTTCTCTCCCTCCGTCAGCGGCAAGGCGATCATCGCGGAATTCGGACTCCATGAGGCAGATCCTATCATCGGGTACGTCAGCCGCCTGGAACGGGGAAAGGGGTTCCGCTACCTCATGGAGGCAGCCCCCGCCCTGCTCAAACGGTGGCCGCGCGCGAAGTTTGTCTTCGTCGGAGACGGCCCGCCCTGGGACCGGCACACCGCCGATGAGTTGCTGGATCGGCTCCAACTCAAGCCTCATGCGATCCTCACCGGCTTCCGGAGCGACATCCCCGAACTCCTCGCCACCATGCACTGCCTGGTGTTCCCTTCATTCAAGGTCGAAGGCACTCCCCAGGTCCTCCTGCAGGCCATGGCCATGGGCATCCCGATCGTGGCGACCCGCATCGGCGGCATTCCCGATCTGATCGAGGACGGCACGATGGGACGGTTGGTTGAGCCGGAGAATCCCGTGGCGCTGGCGGATGCCGTGCAACGGGTCTTGGAGCACCGAGAGGAGTCGCTTGCCGCAGCCCAGCGCGCCAGACAGCGCGTCCTGCAGAACTTTTCACTCGACCAGGCGATCGAACGCACCGCCTCCATCTATCGGGAACTCGTATGA
- a CDS encoding aromatic ring-hydroxylating dioxygenase subunit alpha, translated as MSTDLITEFKPSKSAPLLGFWYPATTSSSLATGRMQAQVLLGLPILVCRDRQGQVAAMRDICPHRGMPLSFGEFDGERVECAYHGWQFDTCGRCRHIPALVEGSPLKAEKIGVTSYPCEDHDGYVWVFLTDPQQPNQVVPEVPRLPLPSAPYRMIQISTILDCTIDDGIVGLMDPAHGPFVHQSSWWRTKASMHDKAKTFEPIPNGFRMVPHAPSKNSGPYKLLNKLYGGPLTTTIDFVLPNQRFEFVQCGSMYVSSRATVTPIGDQQCRIDFAAAWNILPWLPFAKPLFRYFANIFMKQDKQAMERQAVGLKYKPALMLIDDADTPAKWYYKLKAAHLASIQTGQPLDHPLKSPVTLRWRS; from the coding sequence GTGAGCACCGACCTGATCACCGAATTCAAACCGTCCAAGAGCGCACCTCTGCTCGGCTTCTGGTATCCGGCCACCACCAGCAGTTCACTGGCCACCGGGCGGATGCAAGCGCAGGTCCTGCTGGGCCTACCGATTCTCGTCTGCCGAGATCGCCAAGGCCAGGTGGCGGCGATGCGGGATATTTGCCCGCATCGAGGCATGCCCCTCTCCTTCGGCGAGTTCGACGGGGAACGCGTTGAGTGCGCCTATCACGGCTGGCAGTTCGATACCTGCGGCCGTTGCCGCCATATCCCAGCCCTGGTCGAAGGCTCTCCGCTCAAGGCTGAGAAGATCGGCGTTACCTCATACCCCTGCGAAGATCACGATGGGTATGTCTGGGTCTTCCTCACCGACCCACAACAGCCGAACCAGGTCGTTCCGGAAGTGCCGCGCCTCCCGTTGCCGTCCGCACCCTATCGGATGATCCAGATCTCGACGATCCTCGATTGCACCATCGACGACGGCATTGTCGGGCTCATGGATCCCGCGCACGGCCCCTTCGTCCACCAGAGTTCCTGGTGGCGAACGAAGGCCAGCATGCATGACAAGGCCAAGACGTTCGAGCCGATTCCCAACGGGTTCCGCATGGTCCCCCATGCCCCGTCCAAGAACAGCGGCCCCTATAAACTACTCAACAAACTGTACGGCGGCCCGCTCACCACGACCATCGACTTCGTGCTGCCCAATCAACGGTTCGAGTTCGTGCAATGCGGCTCCATGTACGTCTCTTCTCGCGCCACCGTCACGCCCATCGGCGACCAGCAATGCCGGATCGATTTCGCCGCCGCCTGGAACATTCTGCCCTGGTTGCCTTTCGCCAAGCCGCTGTTTCGTTATTTCGCCAACATTTTCATGAAACAAGACAAGCAGGCGATGGAACGGCAGGCCGTCGGATTGAAGTACAAACCGGCCCTCATGCTGATCGACGATGCGGACACGCCCGCCAAGTGGTATTACAAGTTAAAGGCCGCCCACTTGGCTTCGATCCAGACCGGCCAGCCCCTCGACCACCCGCTGAAAAGCCCTGTGACCCTCCGCTGGAGAAGCTGA
- a CDS encoding cation:proton antiporter, whose protein sequence is MSDYGVLGDLLVIYAVSTVVVFIFHQFRLPSIAGFLVAGALIGPHGLHLISDVSQVHVLAEIGIVLLLFTIGMEFSSAHFAAARRVLAVAAPVQTGGVLLLALPVALLAGLSYQQGIFWGFLLALSSTAIVLKALAEQGESDSFHGRATVSILIFQDLAVVPMMLVTPILATPAGGAMGTVLLTLAKAALVVGLIVSAAWYLAPRLLRHIVRSRSRELFLLSIIVLCLGIAWLTSLGGLSLALGAFIAGLVIAESEYSHQALAEVLPFRDSFNSLFFVSIGVLMDMRVVLDHPFIVLGLLLAVIVGKLVTGAGAMLAAGAPPRSSVLVGVALAQVGEFSFILAEQGKDAGLLTGDYYQLFLATSVLTMVVTPFLMQWSPSLGRRVEAAQRLRRWLPSRTAAHVAQLEHQPVRIKDHVIIVGYGLNGRNLARVLGETEIPHVALDLDGDTVRREARHGVPIYYGDGSNANVLRHMRIEDAKVLVVALSDPFTARRTVKVAKGLNPKLHIVVRTRYLRELEELHQLGADDVVPEEFETSIEIFALVLRTYSLPQEFVVRKAEQIRREGYALLRRSEMPELAHHLRGGTLTDVEVETCRVDDEAPAVGKSLAELSIRPRTGASIIAWTRNQITQSNPPETVRLQAGDVVTLLGSRDQIRRAMALLNELNSGPHHMRT, encoded by the coding sequence ATGAGCGACTACGGCGTCCTCGGCGACCTATTGGTGATCTATGCGGTGTCTACCGTCGTGGTCTTCATTTTTCACCAATTTCGCCTGCCGTCGATTGCCGGTTTTTTGGTGGCAGGCGCGCTGATCGGACCGCATGGACTGCACCTCATTTCCGATGTGTCGCAGGTGCACGTGCTGGCCGAAATCGGGATCGTGCTCCTGCTCTTCACGATCGGCATGGAGTTTTCGTCCGCTCACTTTGCCGCAGCTCGCCGCGTGCTGGCCGTCGCGGCTCCCGTTCAGACCGGCGGGGTGCTTCTGCTCGCCCTGCCCGTGGCCCTGCTCGCGGGGCTCTCCTATCAACAGGGGATTTTCTGGGGCTTCCTGCTGGCCTTGAGCAGCACGGCCATCGTACTCAAGGCCCTTGCGGAGCAGGGGGAGAGTGATTCGTTCCACGGCCGCGCCACGGTGTCGATCCTGATTTTCCAGGATCTGGCAGTGGTGCCGATGATGCTCGTGACCCCGATCCTGGCGACTCCGGCTGGAGGGGCGATGGGGACGGTGCTCCTCACCCTGGCCAAGGCGGCCCTGGTGGTGGGGCTGATCGTCTCGGCAGCCTGGTATCTCGCGCCACGGCTGTTGCGGCACATTGTACGGAGTCGGAGCCGTGAATTGTTTCTTCTGTCGATCATCGTGCTGTGTCTCGGCATTGCCTGGTTGACTTCCCTGGGAGGGTTGTCGCTGGCCTTGGGGGCGTTCATCGCCGGACTGGTCATCGCCGAATCCGAATACAGCCATCAGGCGCTCGCGGAGGTGCTCCCCTTTCGCGACAGTTTCAACAGCCTCTTCTTCGTGTCCATCGGAGTGTTGATGGATATGAGGGTCGTGCTGGACCATCCGTTCATCGTGCTCGGTCTGTTGCTGGCCGTGATCGTGGGCAAACTCGTGACTGGAGCGGGCGCCATGTTGGCGGCCGGGGCGCCGCCCCGTTCTTCGGTGCTGGTCGGCGTGGCGCTGGCGCAGGTGGGGGAGTTCAGTTTTATTCTGGCCGAGCAGGGGAAGGACGCAGGCCTGCTGACCGGCGATTACTACCAGCTGTTCTTGGCCACGTCTGTCCTCACGATGGTGGTCACACCCTTTCTCATGCAATGGTCGCCGAGCCTGGGGCGACGGGTCGAAGCCGCTCAGCGGCTCAGGCGCTGGCTGCCGAGCCGCACCGCCGCCCATGTGGCGCAGCTGGAACACCAACCGGTCCGGATCAAGGACCATGTCATCATCGTGGGGTATGGGCTGAACGGCCGCAACCTTGCCCGCGTGTTGGGCGAGACCGAGATCCCCCATGTGGCGCTCGACTTGGATGGAGACACCGTGCGCCGGGAGGCGCGCCACGGCGTCCCCATCTATTACGGCGACGGTTCGAACGCCAATGTGCTGCGGCATATGCGCATCGAGGATGCCAAGGTGCTGGTGGTGGCGTTATCCGATCCCTTCACGGCCCGGCGCACGGTGAAGGTCGCCAAGGGGCTCAACCCCAAACTCCATATCGTTGTGCGGACGCGCTACTTGCGTGAACTGGAAGAGTTGCATCAACTCGGCGCCGACGACGTGGTGCCGGAGGAGTTTGAAACGTCAATCGAGATCTTCGCCCTCGTACTCCGCACCTATAGCCTGCCCCAGGAATTCGTCGTGCGCAAAGCCGAGCAGATCCGTCGGGAGGGGTATGCGTTGCTGCGCCGCAGCGAGATGCCGGAATTGGCCCATCATCTTCGCGGCGGGACGCTCACCGATGTGGAGGTGGAAACCTGTCGGGTCGACGACGAGGCGCCCGCGGTCGGCAAGTCTCTCGCCGAACTCTCGATCAGGCCGAGGACCGGTGCATCGATCATTGCGTGGACCAGAAACCAGATCACGCAATCGAATCCGCCCGAAACGGTGCGCCTGCAGGCCGGCGACGTGGTGACGTTGCTTGGCTCACGAGACCAGATTCGTCGAGCCATGGCCCTGCTCAACGAGCTCAATAGCGGCCCGCATCACATGAGGACGTAA
- a CDS encoding endonuclease III, whose product MQERDIHAVIRTVKREIARWPDPVVGLVAKESGRDPFLVLISCLLSLRTKDKTTAEASARLFALATTPAAMQQLAPSVVEQAIYPVGFYRTKARQIRQICAELVERYGGVVPDTIDELLTLPGVGRKTANLVVTVGYRKLGICVDIHVHRISNRWGYVKTKTPEDTERALREKLPRRYWIIFNDLLVPYGQHLCQPVSPFCSRCQIATYCDRVGVTKSR is encoded by the coding sequence ATGCAGGAGCGAGATATCCATGCCGTCATTCGGACGGTGAAGCGGGAGATTGCCCGCTGGCCGGATCCGGTTGTGGGGCTCGTCGCCAAGGAGTCGGGCCGCGATCCCTTTCTGGTGCTCATCTCCTGCCTTCTGAGTCTCCGTACCAAAGATAAGACGACCGCCGAGGCCAGTGCGCGGCTGTTCGCGTTGGCGACCACGCCTGCAGCCATGCAGCAGTTGGCACCGTCTGTCGTGGAGCAGGCCATCTACCCGGTCGGGTTCTACCGCACCAAGGCAAGACAGATCCGGCAGATTTGTGCCGAGCTTGTGGAGCGATATGGGGGAGTGGTGCCGGATACCATCGATGAACTCCTGACCTTGCCGGGCGTCGGGAGAAAAACCGCCAACCTGGTGGTCACGGTGGGGTATCGTAAATTGGGGATCTGTGTCGACATCCACGTGCACCGGATCAGCAACCGGTGGGGGTATGTGAAGACGAAGACTCCAGAGGACACCGAACGGGCCCTGCGCGAGAAACTTCCCCGCCGCTATTGGATCATCTTCAACGATCTACTCGTGCCCTACGGACAGCACCTGTGCCAGCCTGTTTCCCCCTTCTGCAGCCGCTGTCAGATCGCGACCTACTGTGACCGCGTCGGCGTGACTAAAAGTCGGTAA
- a CDS encoding IS5 family transposase — MQQQTFAEVSFEQYRKPTRREQFLNEMNQVVPWAELVAAIEPVYPKAEGPGRPPVGVERMLRLHCLQQWFNLSDPAVEEALYDSHAMRQFVGIDLGREPVPDETTICKFRHLLEAHHLGAQLFARIGAYLAAHGLKVSRGTIVDATIINAPSSTKNRQKERDPEMHQTKKGNQWYFGMKAHIGVDSRTKLVHSVAATAANVHDSQVLPELLHGQETRVWGDAAYSGQRDMIQHHAPHAKSFVQTKAHRHRPLSETERARNRTKSKVRAKVEHVFLVIKRIFGWAKVRYRGLAKNAHWLSISCGLANLYVARRHLLAAA; from the coding sequence ATGCAGCAACAGACGTTTGCCGAAGTCTCGTTTGAACAGTATCGCAAGCCCACCCGCCGGGAGCAGTTTCTCAACGAGATGAACCAGGTTGTTCCATGGGCGGAATTGGTAGCGGCGATCGAGCCGGTCTACCCCAAGGCCGAGGGCCCAGGGCGTCCGCCCGTGGGTGTCGAACGCATGTTGCGCCTCCATTGTCTGCAACAGTGGTTTAACCTGTCGGACCCGGCGGTGGAGGAAGCGCTGTACGACTCACACGCCATGCGGCAGTTCGTGGGGATTGATCTGGGCCGCGAGCCCGTACCGGATGAAACCACCATCTGTAAGTTTCGGCATCTGCTGGAAGCCCACCACTTGGGCGCACAGCTCTTTGCGCGGATCGGCGCGTATCTGGCTGCCCACGGGCTGAAGGTCAGCCGGGGCACGATCGTGGATGCCACGATCATCAATGCGCCCAGTTCGACGAAGAATCGCCAGAAAGAGCGAGATCCGGAGATGCATCAGACCAAGAAGGGGAACCAGTGGTATTTCGGCATGAAGGCGCATATTGGAGTGGACAGCCGGACGAAGCTGGTTCACTCAGTGGCGGCCACGGCGGCGAATGTCCATGACAGCCAGGTGTTGCCGGAGTTGCTGCATGGACAGGAGACACGAGTATGGGGCGATGCCGCCTATAGCGGGCAACGCGACATGATTCAGCACCATGCTCCCCATGCCAAGAGCTTCGTCCAGACGAAAGCCCATCGCCATCGGCCCTTGAGCGAGACGGAGCGGGCCCGCAATCGGACGAAGTCGAAGGTTCGTGCCAAAGTCGAGCATGTGTTCTTGGTGATCAAGCGGATCTTCGGGTGGGCCAAAGTGCGGTACCGGGGGCTCGCGAAGAATGCGCACTGGTTGTCTATCAGTTGCGGCTTGGCGAATCTGTATGTAGCACGCCGGCACTTGCTGGCGGCAGCCTAG
- a CDS encoding polysaccharide deacetylase family protein yields the protein MICLTGDVHHRSYRGADTRYARESEAQLALRYCDIAARYHIKVTLFVTGQACLEERDTVAELGRRAHCEIGGHTFCAFRSWRHWLSRKLGGSILGPASLQRRDIDRTIAAIEETAGIRITAWRNHAYKRDASTYPLLGERGIRIVSDRVSGVEGAMERISQELVSLPINTLPDHEHLLHGKYLPAHTKPHRLAGRKTIQEWRKTVMQQVEAIEEHDGIATILAHPLCMEIADSMKEFKALCRFLARFQTGWVSEALQNYTRVF from the coding sequence ATGATTTGCCTGACCGGCGATGTCCACCATCGATCTTATCGAGGCGCCGATACGCGATATGCAAGGGAGAGCGAAGCGCAACTCGCACTCCGCTATTGCGACATTGCCGCCCGTTACCACATCAAGGTGACGTTGTTCGTCACGGGACAGGCCTGTTTGGAGGAACGGGACACCGTGGCGGAATTAGGTCGCCGAGCCCACTGCGAGATCGGCGGCCATACGTTCTGCGCCTTCCGATCCTGGCGCCATTGGCTCTCCAGGAAGTTGGGAGGCTCGATCCTGGGCCCTGCCTCGCTCCAGCGACGCGATATCGATCGCACCATTGCAGCCATCGAGGAGACGGCGGGCATCCGCATTACGGCATGGCGCAACCACGCCTACAAGCGCGACGCCTCGACCTATCCCCTCCTGGGCGAGCGGGGCATCCGCATCGTCTCGGATCGGGTGTCCGGTGTGGAGGGGGCGATGGAACGGATCAGTCAGGAACTCGTGTCCCTGCCGATCAATACGCTCCCGGACCACGAGCATCTCTTGCACGGCAAGTACTTACCGGCGCACACCAAACCTCACCGGCTCGCAGGGAGAAAGACGATTCAGGAATGGCGGAAGACCGTCATGCAGCAGGTCGAGGCGATCGAGGAACACGACGGGATCGCCACCATCCTCGCCCACCCGCTCTGCATGGAGATCGCAGACAGCATGAAGGAATTCAAAGCGCTCTGTCGGTTTCTCGCGCGGTTTCAGACCGGCTGGGTATCCGAGGCTCTTCAGAATTACACTCGAGTGTTCTAG
- a CDS encoding sulfurtransferase TusA family protein has translation MIQADVKLDTLGYFCPMPIILTSKKIKELTTGQVLEVVSDDEGIKKDMPAWCQTTGHEMVGMEEEQSSSKRIYKAFVKKTK, from the coding sequence ATGATTCAGGCGGATGTGAAGCTGGATACGCTCGGGTACTTTTGCCCGATGCCGATTATCCTGACGTCGAAGAAAATCAAGGAGCTGACGACCGGCCAGGTGTTGGAAGTCGTCTCGGACGATGAAGGGATCAAGAAGGATATGCCGGCCTGGTGCCAGACCACCGGGCATGAAATGGTCGGGATGGAAGAGGAGCAGAGTTCCTCGAAGCGAATCTACAAAGCGTTCGTCAAAAAGACCAAGTAG